The following are from one region of the Actinomycetota bacterium genome:
- a CDS encoding ABC transporter permease, with protein MSGYVVRRVLQALLALLGVSIIVFALLHLVPGDPVRTALGTRFDQQTYEALRERAGLNQPLVVQYLHWLGGVLTGDFGVSFRTGQSVASAIADRLPATATLAVASLVVALVIAIPAGIVSAVRQGRPIDYVATSLSQIGVSIPDFWYGILMILVFAATLGLLPPSGYESLLDDPVEWLRRLVMPAITAGVVTGAILTRFTRSSVLEAMNADHVRLARAKGLPERTILREHVLRNAWIPIVTVTGLQLATLLGGVVVVEVVFAWPGLGRLALDAVESRDYPMMQGAVLVIAAGFLLINLLVDLLYARLDPRITYG; from the coding sequence GTGAGCGGGTACGTCGTCCGCAGGGTGCTCCAGGCCCTGCTGGCGCTGCTCGGCGTCTCGATCATCGTCTTCGCGCTGCTCCACCTGGTCCCCGGCGACCCGGTTCGTACCGCACTGGGGACCCGCTTCGACCAGCAGACCTACGAGGCGCTGCGCGAACGTGCCGGGCTGAACCAGCCGCTGGTCGTGCAGTACCTCCATTGGCTCGGCGGGGTGCTGACCGGGGACTTCGGGGTGAGCTTCCGGACCGGCCAGAGCGTGGCGAGCGCGATCGCGGACCGGCTGCCGGCCACGGCGACGCTGGCGGTCGCCTCGCTCGTGGTGGCGCTGGTGATCGCGATCCCCGCCGGCATCGTCTCCGCGGTCCGTCAGGGCAGGCCGATCGACTACGTCGCGACGTCCCTGAGCCAGATCGGCGTCTCGATCCCGGATTTCTGGTACGGGATCCTGATGATCCTCGTCTTCGCGGCCACGCTCGGCCTGCTGCCGCCCTCCGGGTACGAGTCGCTGCTGGACGACCCGGTGGAGTGGCTGCGGCGGCTGGTCATGCCGGCGATCACGGCCGGCGTGGTGACCGGTGCGATCCTCACGCGGTTCACGCGTTCATCCGTTCTCGAGGCGATGAACGCCGACCACGTCCGGCTGGCGCGTGCCAAGGGCCTTCCTGAGCGCACCATCCTGCGCGAGCACGTCCTGCGCAATGCCTGGATCCCGATCGTCACGGTTACCGGGCTGCAGCTCGCCACGCTGCTGGGCGGGGTCGTGGTCGTCGAGGTCGTGTTCGCATGGCCGGGCCTGGGCAGGCTCGCTCTGGACGCGGTCGAGAGTCGTGACTACCCGATGATGCAGGGGGCCGTGCTGGTCATCGCCGCCGGGTTCCTGCTGATCAACCTGCTGGTCGACCTGCTCTACGCCAGGCTCGACCCCCGGATCACCTACGGATGA
- a CDS encoding ABC transporter permease, producing MSATPVDAEAGEGRPLVGRRQPPWRRTTSALASNRLALGGFVVLALLLLAALVGDQLAPFGANEQDLQARFEAPSNDHWFGTDDKGRDVFSRVLIGASTSLRVGAVAVGISLVLGTLIGLVSGYRGGWLDSVLMRTMDVLFSFPVVLLAIAIVAVLGPSLTNAMIAIGIVFTPIFARVVRGSVLSVREEVFVRAVRSLGASDLRIVFRHILPNVAAPIIVQTSLSFAFAILTEAALSFLGVGVQPPEPAWGLMLQDGRGVIDLAWWMGVFPGLAIFVTVMAFNVVGDGLRDALDPKQRSVIESRGQEA from the coding sequence ATGAGCGCCACCCCGGTGGACGCCGAGGCCGGTGAGGGCCGGCCCCTCGTCGGCCGGCGCCAGCCGCCGTGGCGCCGCACGACATCGGCCCTGGCGTCCAACCGGCTGGCGCTCGGCGGGTTCGTGGTCCTGGCGCTGCTGCTGCTGGCCGCGCTGGTCGGGGACCAGCTCGCTCCGTTCGGCGCCAACGAGCAGGACCTGCAGGCACGGTTCGAGGCGCCGAGCAACGACCACTGGTTCGGCACCGACGACAAGGGCCGCGATGTCTTCAGCCGCGTGCTGATCGGGGCGTCCACCTCGCTGAGGGTCGGCGCCGTCGCCGTAGGGATCTCGCTGGTCCTCGGGACGCTGATCGGCCTGGTGTCCGGGTATCGGGGCGGCTGGCTGGACAGCGTGCTGATGCGCACGATGGACGTGCTGTTCTCCTTCCCGGTGGTGTTGCTCGCGATCGCGATCGTCGCGGTCCTGGGGCCCAGCCTGACCAACGCGATGATCGCCATCGGGATCGTGTTCACCCCGATCTTCGCGCGCGTCGTTCGCGGGTCGGTCCTGTCCGTCCGCGAGGAGGTCTTCGTCCGGGCCGTGCGCTCGCTGGGAGCCAGCGACCTGCGCATCGTGTTCCGCCACATCCTGCCCAACGTCGCCGCGCCCATCATCGTGCAGACGTCGCTGTCGTTCGCGTTCGCCATCCTGACCGAGGCGGCGCTGTCGTTCCTCGGGGTCGGCGTCCAGCCACCCGAGCCGGCATGGGGCCTGATGCTCCAGGACGGTCGGGGCGTGATCGACCTGGCCTGGTGGATGGGGGTGTTCCCGGGGCTGGCGATCTTCGTCACCGTGATGGCCTTCAACGTCGTCGGGGACGGGCTGCGTGACGCCCTCGATCCCAAGCAGCGGTCGGTCATCGAGTCCCGCGGTCAGGAGGCCTGA